A window of Agrobacterium tumefaciens contains these coding sequences:
- a CDS encoding type I restriction endonuclease subunit R gives MSHGPEWHFAERPTIEHLKAMGYGFVAPAEHAALREGENQVLFRPHLIEALMRINGIDRASTEAAYGELAAISDNETWLKVLRGDYARKVTGQETRQTLRVIDFLDPGNNQFTVTHQLRVKAENTRKPDIVVYVNGIPLVVIEAKSPLNVKDKTGEAFEQIRQYEQDIPRLFFSNVFNIVTDGALVLYGATGSGSKYFAEWRDPWPKVEGDFPDTLAKGLWCLLEPSRLLDLIAHYVVFEKTETGTIKKICRYQQFRAVNRIVDRVIEGKHRQGLIWHTQGSGKSLTMVFAALKLKTHRTIQSERLTNPNILVLTDRVDLHSQISGTFVACDLPNPTAIESIRDLHALIRSGKDGHTTLSTIFKFQGSKEAIANSENWIVMVDEAHRTQEKDLGAYLRATLPNARFFGFTGTPVKKDDKNTYENFGVPGEGYLDKYGIDDAVADGATVPIYYTGRKTDWHIDEAKIDILFDTWFAELDDDKLNEIKKRGVQIEDLVKHPRRIELIAYDIWTHFKQYAQPDGFKAQIVAIDREAVILYKQALTKVIAEDLKADGMEPAEALARADAMSACVYSVNQEDGKPSEDAHRQAIRTELKAHYLDAEAEKLAKKAFGRKGDDPQFLIVCDKLLTGFDCPIESVMYLDKPLKEHGLLQAIARTNRVSDAKKRNGLIVDYIGVSGHLEEALSSYRADDVKNAMRDLDDLRNQLRAAHSAVAALIKPLKCKASDKDRLKAEYDAFVKLLGSEDKWFDFKAKARTFIALYETLSPDPSVLEFTADLKWVANFLLYGTQHFEKRQAFDQMNYSEKIREMLEKHLEATGLNVTVKLRHITDPEFWEDFDPEAKTEEDLMTAAIRKTTELRKTVTERIDDSPHQYSKFSERLRQLLEKLESAQLSWGEKLKAAEELAKDITAEDAAHVEAGLSPGAYGILQILNGFTSGPDGENLAIRLEGLYTDPVTAPAGWWEKDGLRKSLRQQVRFMAHEAGLTQFRQIPEEVEAYALKHFVGQ, from the coding sequence ATGAGCCACGGCCCCGAATGGCATTTTGCCGAGCGCCCTACGATTGAGCATCTAAAGGCCATGGGCTATGGCTTCGTGGCGCCTGCGGAGCATGCCGCTCTGCGCGAGGGCGAAAATCAGGTTCTGTTCCGCCCGCATCTGATCGAGGCGCTGATGCGCATCAACGGGATAGACCGCGCCTCTACCGAAGCCGCCTATGGCGAGCTTGCCGCGATCAGCGACAACGAGACCTGGCTAAAGGTGCTGCGCGGGGACTATGCCCGCAAGGTGACCGGCCAGGAAACGCGCCAGACGCTGCGGGTGATCGATTTTCTCGACCCCGGCAACAACCAGTTCACCGTCACGCATCAGCTCAGGGTGAAGGCGGAGAACACGCGCAAGCCGGATATCGTTGTATATGTGAACGGTATTCCGCTGGTCGTGATCGAAGCAAAAAGCCCGCTGAACGTAAAGGACAAGACCGGCGAAGCCTTCGAGCAGATCAGGCAATATGAGCAGGACATTCCGCGTCTGTTCTTCTCCAATGTCTTCAATATCGTCACTGACGGTGCGCTGGTGCTTTATGGCGCGACCGGGTCCGGCTCCAAATACTTTGCCGAGTGGCGTGACCCGTGGCCGAAGGTGGAGGGTGATTTTCCCGATACACTCGCCAAGGGTCTTTGGTGCCTGTTGGAGCCGAGTCGGCTGCTCGACCTGATCGCGCACTACGTCGTGTTCGAAAAGACAGAGACCGGCACGATCAAGAAGATCTGCCGCTACCAGCAGTTCCGCGCCGTCAACCGCATCGTGGATCGCGTGATCGAAGGCAAACACCGTCAAGGGCTGATCTGGCACACCCAAGGCAGCGGCAAATCGCTGACCATGGTGTTTGCCGCGCTGAAGCTGAAGACGCACCGGACGATCCAATCCGAGCGGCTCACCAATCCGAACATTCTGGTGCTGACCGACCGGGTGGACCTGCACAGCCAGATCAGCGGAACTTTCGTCGCCTGCGACCTGCCGAACCCGACGGCGATTGAGAGCATCAGGGATCTGCACGCGCTGATCCGGAGCGGCAAGGACGGGCACACGACGCTTTCCACAATCTTCAAGTTCCAGGGCTCGAAGGAGGCGATCGCTAATTCTGAAAACTGGATCGTGATGGTGGACGAGGCTCACCGGACCCAGGAAAAGGATCTCGGCGCATACTTGCGCGCCACACTGCCGAACGCCCGCTTCTTCGGTTTCACCGGCACGCCGGTGAAGAAGGACGACAAGAACACTTACGAAAACTTCGGGGTGCCAGGCGAAGGCTATCTCGACAAATACGGCATTGACGACGCCGTGGCCGATGGCGCGACCGTGCCGATCTACTATACCGGGCGCAAGACCGACTGGCATATCGACGAGGCCAAGATCGACATCCTGTTCGACACCTGGTTTGCCGAACTGGACGACGACAAACTCAACGAGATCAAGAAGCGCGGGGTGCAGATCGAGGATCTGGTCAAGCATCCGCGCCGCATCGAACTGATCGCCTACGACATCTGGACGCATTTCAAGCAATATGCCCAGCCTGATGGCTTCAAGGCGCAGATCGTCGCCATCGATCGTGAGGCGGTGATCCTCTACAAGCAGGCGCTGACCAAGGTCATTGCCGAGGACCTGAAGGCCGACGGCATGGAGCCCGCCGAGGCGCTGGCCCGCGCAGATGCCATGTCGGCCTGCGTCTACTCCGTCAACCAGGAAGACGGCAAGCCGAGCGAGGATGCCCACAGGCAGGCGATCCGCACCGAGCTGAAAGCGCATTATCTGGATGCCGAGGCGGAAAAGCTGGCGAAGAAAGCTTTTGGCCGTAAAGGCGACGACCCGCAGTTCCTGATCGTCTGCGACAAGCTTCTGACCGGCTTCGATTGCCCGATCGAAAGCGTGATGTATCTCGACAAGCCGCTGAAGGAACACGGGCTGCTGCAGGCGATCGCCCGCACCAACCGCGTATCCGACGCAAAGAAGCGCAATGGGCTGATCGTAGATTACATCGGCGTGTCCGGCCATCTGGAGGAGGCACTGTCCTCCTATCGCGCCGATGACGTCAAGAACGCCATGCGCGACCTGGACGACCTGCGCAATCAGCTGCGGGCAGCGCACTCCGCCGTTGCTGCGCTGATAAAGCCGTTGAAGTGCAAGGCGAGCGATAAGGACAGGCTGAAGGCGGAATACGATGCCTTCGTGAAGCTGCTCGGCAGCGAAGACAAATGGTTCGACTTTAAGGCGAAAGCCCGCACCTTCATCGCGCTCTATGAAACGCTGAGCCCGGACCCAAGCGTTCTGGAGTTCACCGCCGATCTAAAGTGGGTCGCCAACTTCCTGCTCTATGGCACACAGCATTTCGAAAAGCGTCAGGCCTTCGATCAGATGAACTACAGCGAAAAGATCCGTGAGATGTTGGAGAAGCATCTGGAGGCGACGGGCCTGAACGTCACGGTCAAGCTGCGCCACATTACGGACCCGGAGTTCTGGGAGGATTTCGATCCCGAGGCCAAGACCGAGGAAGACCTGATGACAGCGGCGATCCGCAAGACGACGGAGCTGCGCAAGACCGTTACCGAGCGCATCGACGACAGCCCGCATCAATATAGCAAGTTCTCCGAGCGCCTTCGCCAGCTTCTGGAAAAGCTCGAAAGCGCGCAGCTCTCTTGGGGCGAAAAGCTGAAGGCTGCGGAAGAGCTGGCGAAAGACATCACGGCCGAGGATGCCGCCCATGTCGAAGCGGGCCTATCCCCCGGCGCCTATGGAATCCTACAGATCCTAAACGGCTTCACCTCAGGACCCGACGGCGAGAATCTGGCGATCCGGCTGGAAGGTCTCTACACCGACCCGGTGACGGCACCGGCAGGCTGGTGGGAAAAGGATGGCCTGCGCAAGAGTCTGCGTCAGCAGGTTCGCTTCATGGCGCATGAGGCTGGCCTGACCCAGTTCCGCCAAATCCCTGAAGAGGTCGAGGCCTACGCACTCAAGCATTTCGTGGGGCAGTGA
- a CDS encoding restriction endonuclease subunit S — protein sequence MSLSPEVIEELKSEWLSELPSSWRFARFGDVLHIKRRPIEMEDHVEYIQPVIRRGHGGIEIRERQLGACIKTKAQFLVHAGDWLMSKVQILHRAYGVVPPELNKAIASSSYYAFEIQKDLDHKFLWYLSHANAFHKSCELASVGVVIEKMVFRATDWLDFEFPLPPLHEQRRIAEILSSVDEAIAATRAVVQQTRKVKQGALERLLTKGIGHTRFKQTEIGEIPEGWEVVNLFDALREPVRNGYSPVSPPSPTGGWLLSLGSLSNDGLTGENLKPAPLDDPRMGAARLSYGDVLISRSNTPDRVGMVGIYKGQPSNCFFPDLMICLRFRESLINADFGALWLRHLQATGYFKRAAAGTSASMVKINRGLLSQIRIAVPSIGEQKTIVNKINDIQLTIAALEDQLRAAVSMRVTLMSDLLTGRKRVTDALPMAAE from the coding sequence ATGTCGCTTAGCCCGGAAGTCATCGAAGAGTTGAAAAGTGAATGGCTGAGCGAGCTGCCGTCCAGCTGGCGGTTTGCCCGTTTCGGTGATGTTCTTCACATCAAGCGACGACCGATCGAGATGGAGGACCATGTCGAATATATACAACCCGTCATCCGACGAGGGCATGGCGGAATTGAAATTCGCGAAAGACAATTAGGAGCGTGCATCAAGACGAAGGCACAGTTCCTGGTTCATGCGGGCGATTGGCTTATGTCCAAAGTTCAGATTTTGCATCGCGCTTATGGCGTTGTGCCACCCGAGTTGAACAAGGCTATTGCTTCCAGCAGCTACTATGCTTTTGAAATCCAGAAAGACCTTGATCACAAATTCTTGTGGTATTTGTCGCATGCGAACGCTTTCCACAAATCTTGCGAATTGGCCAGCGTAGGCGTTGTTATCGAGAAGATGGTCTTTCGCGCGACCGACTGGCTCGACTTTGAGTTCCCGCTACCCCCGCTACATGAACAACGCCGCATCGCCGAAATCCTGTCCAGCGTCGATGAAGCCATAGCGGCAACGCGGGCAGTGGTCCAGCAGACCAGAAAGGTCAAGCAGGGCGCGCTGGAGCGGCTGCTTACCAAGGGTATTGGTCACACGCGCTTCAAGCAGACGGAGATCGGGGAGATCCCGGAGGGGTGGGAGGTCGTAAATCTGTTCGACGCCCTTCGCGAACCAGTGCGAAACGGATACTCGCCTGTCAGTCCACCGTCGCCTACCGGCGGCTGGCTACTGAGCTTAGGAAGTCTCTCGAATGACGGTCTAACTGGCGAAAATCTCAAGCCTGCACCACTTGACGATCCCAGGATGGGTGCAGCGAGGCTATCCTATGGGGACGTGTTGATCAGCCGCTCAAACACGCCGGATAGAGTGGGAATGGTCGGCATTTACAAAGGGCAACCATCCAACTGCTTCTTTCCCGACCTCATGATTTGCTTGCGTTTCAGGGAGAGCCTGATCAACGCTGACTTTGGTGCGCTTTGGCTCCGTCATTTGCAGGCGACTGGTTACTTCAAGCGTGCAGCGGCGGGCACAAGTGCGAGTATGGTCAAGATCAACCGGGGGCTTCTCTCTCAGATCCGGATTGCTGTTCCCTCGATCGGAGAGCAGAAAACCATTGTGAATAAAATTAATGACATACAGCTCACAATTGCCGCTCTAGAGGATCAGTTGCGTGCGGCGGTTTCTATGAGAGTCACCCTGATGTCCGACCTCCTCACCGGTCGCAAGCGTGTGACCGACGCCCTGCCCATGGCAGCGGAGTAA
- a CDS encoding type I restriction-modification system subunit M yields the protein MTTLSLSQLENHLWRAADILRGSIDSGDYKHYIFGLLFFKRLSDVWEEEYEERLARYHDADLAADPDEHRFDIPKAHFWKDVRKHTTDIGTHLNAAFRAIEDANMKLRGVFQDVDFNNKERFPDTMLEKLLQHFETYRLRNRDVEPDVLGQAYEYLIAQFADDAGKKGGEFYTPKMVVRLIVECLKPEEGMSIYDPTCGSGGMLLEAVHHLERQGKNPKSLSLFGQERNLNTWAICQMNLFLHDIDDAQVARGDTLLEPKHLAGDSVKAIRTFDRVLANPPFSLKSWGHDVWSKGDTYGRDRYGCPPKSYGDLAFVQHMVASLKADGVCGVVLPHGVLFRGGAEGKIREGLIKDDLIEAVVGLAPNLFYGAGIPACILILRKRKRAARKGQILIINGAEHFVEGKAQNHLLEGNVATLANAYSDFVDAERLARVVPVSEIEANDFNLNISRYVHLSEQAAEADVATEVERLVELQADRDTAEARMMGFLRELGYVA from the coding sequence ATGTCTGGGAGGAGGAGTATGAGGAACGGCTGGCGCGCTATCACGACGCAGATCTAGCCGCCGATCCGGATGAGCACCGCTTTGATATTCCCAAGGCGCATTTCTGGAAGGATGTGCGCAAGCATACGACCGATATCGGCACGCATCTGAACGCCGCCTTCCGCGCCATTGAAGACGCGAACATGAAGCTGCGCGGCGTCTTCCAGGACGTCGATTTCAACAACAAAGAGCGCTTTCCGGATACCATGCTGGAAAAGCTGCTCCAGCATTTTGAGACCTATCGGCTCCGCAACAGAGATGTCGAGCCGGATGTGCTGGGCCAGGCCTATGAATATCTGATCGCCCAGTTTGCCGATGATGCCGGTAAGAAGGGTGGCGAGTTCTACACGCCGAAGATGGTCGTGCGGCTGATCGTCGAGTGCCTGAAGCCGGAAGAAGGCATGTCGATCTATGACCCCACCTGCGGCTCGGGCGGCATGCTCCTGGAGGCGGTGCATCATCTGGAGCGACAAGGCAAGAATCCAAAGAGCCTGTCGCTGTTCGGCCAGGAGCGCAACCTCAACACCTGGGCCATCTGCCAGATGAACCTGTTCCTGCATGATATCGACGATGCGCAGGTTGCGCGCGGCGATACGCTGCTGGAGCCAAAGCATCTGGCGGGCGACAGCGTGAAGGCCATCCGCACCTTTGACCGGGTGCTGGCCAATCCGCCCTTTTCGCTGAAAAGCTGGGGCCATGATGTCTGGTCGAAGGGCGATACCTATGGTCGCGACCGCTATGGCTGCCCGCCGAAATCCTATGGCGACCTCGCCTTCGTGCAGCATATGGTGGCAAGCCTCAAGGCAGACGGCGTCTGCGGCGTGGTGCTGCCCCACGGCGTGCTGTTTCGCGGCGGCGCGGAGGGTAAGATCCGCGAGGGGCTGATCAAGGATGATCTGATCGAGGCGGTGGTCGGTCTGGCACCTAACCTGTTCTACGGCGCCGGCATTCCGGCCTGCATCCTGATCCTGCGTAAACGGAAGCGTGCGGCCCGCAAGGGCCAGATCCTGATCATCAACGGCGCCGAGCATTTTGTCGAAGGAAAGGCACAGAATCATCTGTTGGAGGGCAATGTCGCCACGCTCGCAAATGCTTATAGCGATTTTGTCGATGCCGAGCGGCTGGCACGCGTGGTGCCGGTGAGCGAGATCGAGGCGAACGATTTCAACCTCAATATCAGCCGCTATGTGCATCTGAGCGAACAGGCGGCGGAAGCGGATGTCGCGACGGAAGTGGAAAGGTTAGTGGAACTTCAGGCCGATCGGGATACAGCAGAAGCGCGGATGATGGGCTTCCTGCGGGAGCTTGGCTATGTCGCTTAG
- a CDS encoding M48 family metallopeptidase produces MALYRIGSQEIEYTLRRSPRARKASLSVTPKSFELLVPDSATEEQISAVLDRRRAWIIETVQHMAERAKAQTRVYQFVTGAKIPYRGRMTKLTIEPFGGSLVEVSFRNGFQIRKPADLPSESSDAIIESALRLWLKRRVRDDARDFVRRHGERHRLKPRGVQIKDQKHMWGSCGQDRQINLNWHLIFAPKPVLEYAVVHEMCHLKHRNHEPEFWDLVGRVLPDWQERKAWLDKNEHMLGWEKVELSV; encoded by the coding sequence ATGGCCCTCTATCGCATCGGTAGCCAAGAGATCGAATACACCCTGCGACGATCGCCCAGGGCCCGAAAGGCGAGCCTTAGCGTCACGCCGAAATCCTTCGAGCTCCTGGTGCCTGACAGCGCCACCGAAGAACAGATCAGTGCCGTGCTGGACCGCCGACGCGCGTGGATCATAGAGACTGTGCAGCACATGGCGGAACGCGCCAAGGCCCAGACGCGTGTCTACCAGTTCGTCACCGGCGCCAAGATTCCGTATCGAGGACGGATGACGAAGCTGACAATCGAACCGTTCGGCGGTTCTTTGGTAGAGGTTAGCTTCCGGAATGGTTTTCAGATCCGCAAGCCCGCCGACCTGCCTTCCGAGTCGTCCGACGCCATCATCGAGAGCGCCCTCCGGCTTTGGCTGAAGCGCCGTGTGCGCGACGACGCCCGCGACTTCGTCCGCCGACACGGCGAACGTCATCGCTTGAAGCCGCGTGGGGTCCAGATCAAGGACCAGAAACACATGTGGGGCAGCTGCGGCCAGGACCGACAGATCAACCTTAACTGGCACCTGATCTTCGCGCCGAAGCCCGTGCTGGAATATGCCGTGGTTCACGAAATGTGCCATCTGAAGCACCGCAACCACGAGCCGGAGTTTTGGGATCTCGTCGGGCGAGTTCTGCCGGACTGGCAGGAGCGCAAGGCCTGGCTCGACAAGAACGAGCATATGCTGGGGTGGGAGAAGGTGGAACTGTCAGTCTAA
- a CDS encoding recombinase family protein: protein MKLVGYARVSTVEQNVGLQIAALEAAGCSEICTDHGLSGADFQRPGLLKALKKLKRGDMLIVWRLDRLGRSLVDLIQTVNGLSKRGCDFRSLTESIDTSSSGGRLVFHMMAAMAEFERAIISERTKAGMEAARARGSRIGRRRSMTPEQTEAARLAIEIDLEPVAEVAANYGVHPKTLARLLRSERVLTVCV, encoded by the coding sequence ATGAAGCTGGTCGGTTATGCCCGTGTATCAACGGTCGAACAGAACGTCGGACTGCAGATCGCCGCGTTGGAGGCGGCAGGATGCTCGGAAATCTGCACCGATCACGGACTATCCGGTGCCGACTTCCAGCGTCCTGGTCTTCTCAAGGCTCTCAAGAAACTAAAGCGGGGTGACATGCTCATCGTTTGGCGGCTCGACAGGCTTGGAAGATCTCTTGTCGACCTGATTCAGACCGTGAACGGTCTATCGAAGAGGGGCTGTGACTTCCGGTCTTTGACTGAGAGTATCGACACATCATCATCGGGCGGACGGCTGGTTTTTCACATGATGGCAGCAATGGCAGAATTTGAACGAGCGATCATAAGCGAGCGAACCAAGGCAGGAATGGAAGCTGCGAGAGCGCGAGGATCGCGGATTGGACGCCGTCGCTCGATGACACCAGAGCAGACCGAAGCTGCGCGCTTGGCAATCGAGATCGACCTGGAGCCTGTCGCGGAGGTCGCGGCGAACTACGGCGTTCATCCAAAAACGCTGGCACGGCTCCTTCGATCAGAGAGGGTGTTAACGGTATGCGTTTGA